The following proteins are co-located in the Haloplanus sp. HW8-1 genome:
- the prf1 gene encoding peptide chain release factor aRF-1, translating to MQTTEYELRDRIDQLTNYRGEGTELITVAVPPDKSLHAVRGRIDREYAQAANIKSDQTRTHVQDALGRIRRLLQVYEATPSSGLVIYAGVVDGELQDAVFDDLDVPVDVSLYRCAAEFETAPVEQALTPSAVYGLIVLERGRAALDRLAGERIVSSRTFESQVMGKSRAGGQSAQRFERERDRQKHEFFEQVADAAEQTFLDEPTVDGVILGGTTITVDEFQQGDYLHHELRDHIRGVYQIEYATKQGLAQLIERAEDVLSDAERRREREALDRFCTALGQGGDVAYGADETQTALDYGAVDVLLVSDARPPAAIRELEEATTDQGGECLVVSTDTDRGAQFDTAFGGLGALLRFPIN from the coding sequence ATGCAGACCACCGAGTACGAACTCCGCGATCGAATTGACCAGCTCACAAACTACCGTGGCGAGGGCACCGAGCTCATCACTGTGGCCGTCCCGCCAGACAAATCACTCCATGCGGTCCGTGGGCGCATCGACCGCGAATATGCACAGGCTGCGAACATCAAATCCGATCAGACACGAACTCACGTCCAGGACGCTCTCGGACGTATCCGACGCCTCCTCCAAGTGTACGAAGCGACGCCATCAAGCGGCCTCGTCATCTACGCTGGTGTCGTCGACGGTGAGCTGCAGGATGCCGTCTTCGACGATCTCGACGTCCCTGTCGACGTCTCACTGTACCGCTGTGCAGCCGAATTCGAGACAGCCCCCGTCGAGCAGGCGCTCACCCCATCAGCGGTGTACGGTCTGATCGTCCTCGAACGGGGCCGTGCCGCCCTCGATCGCCTCGCCGGCGAACGCATCGTTTCCAGCCGGACCTTCGAGAGCCAGGTGATGGGAAAATCCCGTGCTGGCGGTCAGAGTGCGCAGCGATTCGAACGCGAGCGCGACCGCCAGAAACACGAGTTCTTCGAGCAGGTCGCCGACGCTGCCGAGCAGACGTTCCTCGATGAGCCCACTGTCGATGGCGTCATCCTCGGCGGGACGACGATCACCGTCGACGAGTTCCAGCAGGGTGACTATCTCCACCACGAGTTGCGGGACCACATACGAGGCGTCTATCAGATTGAGTACGCGACCAAGCAGGGTCTCGCGCAGCTCATTGAGCGTGCCGAGGACGTACTGTCTGATGCTGAGCGCCGACGGGAGCGGGAAGCCCTCGATCGGTTCTGCACGGCGCTGGGTCAGGGTGGAGATGTCGCCTACGGAGCTGATGAAACGCAAACCGCCCTCGACTATGGAGCAGTCGACGTCCTTCTCGTTTCCGACGCACGGCCACCAGCGGCCATTCGTGAGCTGGAGGAAGCGACGACCGACCAAGGCGGTGAGTGTCTCGTTGTGTCGACTGACACAGATCGAGGTGCCCAGTTCGATACTGCATTCGGGGGCCTTGGAGCACTCCTTCGGTTTCCGATCAACTAA